TCATGCCGAAGCCACCAGCGACAAACAATTGATGGGACGTCACCTGGATGGTCGCGTCAGTTACTGCTTGGGAACCCATACCCACGTAGCAACTGCTGACGAACAGATCTTTCCTAAGGGGACGGCATTCATGTGCGATGTCGGCATGACCGGCCCACACGAAAGCATCATCGGTCGCCGAATTGACCGCGTTCTTGAGACAACTGTCTCGTTCCGGCCAACGCCTTTCGACGTAGCCCGCGATGATGTTCGCATCAACGGAGCGATTGTCGATGTCGATTCGCAAACGGGCAAAGCAACCGCAATCGAGCGTTTTCAACTGCGTGAAGCTGGGCTAAAAGAACTGCTCAAGTAGGCCGGCAAATCCTTCTCTCGCCAAGCTAGGTTTCTCGATGCATCTCACCGGTCCCATACGCCTAAGTGCTACATCGATGTTTCGTTTCACTTTGTTTTTAGCATTGACGGTTACCCTTCTCGCGGGCAAATCACTCGCTGCCGCTGAGCGTCCTAACGTGGTACTGATGCTGGCCGATGATCTCGGCTGGAACGCGGTGGGCTATCACGGCAATTGGGTGAAGACCCCTAACATCGATCGGATCGCCAGCGATGGGATCGAACTCGATCGATTCTATGTCGCTCCGATGTGCTCGCCGACGCGAGCTGGCATCATGACCGGTCGCTACCCAATCCGTTTCGGCCTGGCACGAGCGGTCATTCCGCCTTATTGCGACTACGGCCTGCCAGTTGAAGAACGCACCCTGCCCGAAGCCCTGGCCGAGGCGGGTTACCAACATCGCGGCATCTTCGGAAAATGGCATCTAGGACATCACCAGTTGAAGTGGCACCCCAACTCGCAGGGCTTCACACATTTCGTTGGTCATTACAACGGCGCGATTGACTACTTCGATTTGACGCGTGAAGGCGTGAGGGACTGGCACGTCGACTTTGATCCTTCGGAAGAGCAGGGTTACTCAACCGATCTGGTCGCTAACGCGGCCTGTGCGTTCATTCGCGAAGTAGCGAAGGACGACGCACCTTACTTCTGTTACATTCCGTTCAATGCTCCACACTCTCCGTTTCAAGCGAAAGAAGACGCCTTGAAACAGGTCAATGCGGACGCAAAACCGAACAACTCTCAAATCTATCGCGCGATGATCTGGACGCTCGACCAAGCAGTGGGTCAGGTATTGGACGCCGTCGAACAAACAGGAGAAGCCGACAATACCCAAGTTTGGTTCCTAAGTGACAACGGAGGCGTTGGGCAGTTTCCACGCAACAATCGACCGCTCCGTGGTGCCAAGCTGACCACATTTGAAGGAGGCGTCCGCGTCGTCGCCTGTGTCCGCTGGCCGGCTGGCTGGAAAGGTGGCCGCAAGATCGAAAACACGATGGGTTACATCGACGTCATGCCAACGATCTTGGCCAGTGCCGGGATCGATCCTGCGTCAGGCCAACCAGCCGATCGACCATTGGATGGCGTTAGCGTGAACGCTTTGCTCAACGGAACCGCAAGCGATTTCCCCGAACGGGATTGGTATTCCTACCATGGACAACCGGGACCGCAGAAGGAAACCATCGCCATTAAGACTGCCAACTGGAAGCTGATCGTTAACGGCCCAGATATTCGCGACGGCATCAAACCGAAACTTCATCAAATCTTCCTCTTTTCGATGCCGGGCGACTTACTAGAACAGAACAACGTCGCCGATCAACATCCAGAAATCGTGCAGCAGCTAACCGAGAAGTTGGTTGCCCATCGCAAGCTGCAGCCTGAGGAGGGTGTCCCGCCGTACGGAACTGGGCAAAAGGGATTTGAGCCGTGGAAGAACTGGGATATAAAACTGGCTCCTCAGAAATAGTCGACATAATGACTTGAGCTTCCCTTGTTGCATCGAACGAGCCAATGCACCTCCAACTGCTGTTCTGGATGCTTCTGCTGGCGGTTTACAGTACGATCGCTACCGCCGTAACGCAGGCAATCGTCTTCCCCGAATGGGACTGGGGAGATGAAATCACAACGGTGCTTGGTGTTTCGATTGGGGTTCTACTCGTTTTTCGCAATCGTTCGGCCTACGATCGCTGGTGGGAAGCTCGAACACTTTGGGGACAATTGATTAATGAGTCCCGAAATCTGGCCGTAAAGGCGGCTGCCTTTGCCGAGGTCGATTCTGACGACCGAAAAGCGTTTGCCGAATTGTTGGCAACGTTTCCTCAAGCGCTGCGGATGCATCTTCGTGGTCAGCGCGATCCACTACCAAACCTCGAAGCCCTCTTTCCGGAAATCTCCGACGTCCAGCATCGGCCCGGCTTCATCTCGCTGCAGATCTTTAAGTTTATGAACAAGTGGAATCGTAACAACGATCTATTCACCTCCATCCGCATCTTAGAGCGACAAGCCAATGGGCTGCTTGATGTTTGCGGTGGTTGCGAACGAATTCGCAATACTCCGATGGTTCCCAGCTATCGTTACATGGCCTGGAGTAGCGTAATCTTGTACTGCCTTGTTTCGCCCTGGCCGCTAGGTATCAATCATGGCTGGTTTGCCATCCCAATCGACTTGCTGGCAGGCGGGTTTCTTCTTGGAATGGAGATGGTGGCCGAGGCCATCGAAGAACCATTCGGCACCGACTACGACGACTTACCGCTGGAACGTTACTGTGGCGTGATTGAGTCGTTCGTGCGCGAGACGTTGGGATAGTTTTACCACAAGAAGGGACCAATCCCAGCGAATAATCTTTAATGGACGCTCGGATCGAAATCTTCTGGCATGCATTGGCCGTGGCAATTGTCATGATCCTAGCCGCTCTGATCGTTGGCTGCTTGATTTTTATTCGTCTGGAAAAGGACTTTCAGAGAGCGACCTTGACGCTTTATTCTGCTTGCGGTTTCGCCTATTTCATACTGTTATTTGCCAGTGGCTTTTTGATGAACGGAGGCGGCATGGCAGGCAGTGCCATGAACGGCATAAACGCAGGCGGGCATTACATTCTGGTCACCAAAGGGCGAGAGACCGAGGTAACGCAGTCGTACTGGGAATGGGCACTCTTTAGTGAGTATCTGTCGCGAATTCTTCTGTTCGTGATTGTGATGACTATTGCCGGAATCCTGGTTCACGCTAAATTTCGGGAATACAACACTTACAAACCCTCACGTAAATCGGCTCCTCGCCGTCCCCATCCTCACATAAGCAATATGCAAGCGTTACCCTTCGAAGATCAGTTTCGCAATTGGTTACGAGAAAGCCTCTCGGACGGTGCCCCGGAAGATATCGTCGGCTTTGCCTTTAACCTTTATGAACCAGGTGACGATCCCAACTCGAAGTTCGCCGTCGAACTGGTCGGCACAGACGAATTTCAACGTCACGATTCTGATTGGCCCTGCGCAGAAATCTGGGAGCCGAAAACGCGCGGCCTCCATATCCCGCTCGACTACAGCGGCGACGATTGGGAAGAATGCCTCACACAACTCCGCGAAGTAGTTAAGGAAGTTCTGGCTGGCGACTCGGTAGCCGCTCAAACCCTTCGCTCGGTGGAAGGGGTTGGGCTTGGCTTTGTTGACGGTGATTTAGAGATCCTCTGGCAGCGACCAACTGGTTAATAAGCGACAGCCAACGAAAGCCTTCTTCCGACCCACACTTAGAGTTTCAGCTTTTTCGTGAGCATCTCGGCTTGCTCGTCCGTCAGTGGTTCCCATTCGATCTTTACTTTGGGCAGGGCAGCCTCAAGTCGATCGACATCTTCTGCGGCGATATCAACCTGACTGATCTTAAGGACTCTCAAGTTCGGCAGCTCTTTCAGCTGTATGATCCCGTCGAAGTCTAGGCGGGCCTCAGTCAGTTCGATCGTTTCCAGCGAAGGAATTTCCGCCAGGATGGCCAGAGTTTCATTGTCGAAACTTGCAGGCGTCATCTTGCCCCAGTTGGGCAGCCGTTGCCCGAGACGGATCGACTTGAGATTCTTCAGCTTCACCAAGTTTTTAAGCCCGGCCGACGTCTCAGTGTTGTGCCACTCCCGAAACGACTCTAGCTGGGTCAGTTCACCAACTGCCTGCAAAGCTTCGTCCCCAGCCGTCGCCCCCGCGAACGTAAGCTGCGTGAGCGTGGGAATCGCTTTCAGATGAGCAAGCCCTTTACCGCTGAACGATTCCTGCTTGCGGGACGGATGAAAAATCGAAAGACGTGACAGCTTGCCAAATGCCGTGAAGCCACGGTAGCCGTCGTCGGTCAACTGCGAGCCATTGATCATGATCGACTCCAATTCCTTCAAGCGAGCCAGGATCTTGAGTTGTTCGTCGTTCAACTCCTTCCCGCTAAGCGAAATCGATTTTAGGCCGGTTAGCTTGCCGATGATTTCGTACTCGGCATCGGTATAGCCGTCGCAATTAACCTGCAAGCCGTAGATCTGGCCGTTGCGCATCTGCACTTTGGCCTGGATCTTCTCCAGGTCAGCCACACTTGGTTCTGCGGCAATCAACTGCAAACTCAGGGTCAGCAGAAGAAGTAGGGAGGCAACATATCGCATAAGATAATCCTTGAAAGAGGTGTCCCCTCAATATAGCTGGTATACTCAGCGGAATGAATTGCCATGAAGCCCTTTCTACGCTGAAACAACATTCGCCGTTGCCTTCCGATGGCACGTATGATGTCGCCACGTTCGAAGCCATCTCTCAAGCTCTGAGTGCACTTCCACGCTGCTCCCCAAGCGAAGTAATTCCCGCTCTGCTAATGTGTGCCGATTCGCATTCGGACGAACGACTGCTCAGCGGAGCCGCCCATGTTCTGGCCAACTTTCCCTTAAATGTGCTGCAGCCGTACCTCGCCGACCTTTCTTCCCAAAACCGTCCGGCGGTCTGGCTGTTGGCGATTTTTGACCAATTGCCGCAGTTTGCTTCTCAAAC
The Blastopirellula marina genome window above contains:
- a CDS encoding sulfatase-like hydrolase/transferase, with the translated sequence MFRFTLFLALTVTLLAGKSLAAAERPNVVLMLADDLGWNAVGYHGNWVKTPNIDRIASDGIELDRFYVAPMCSPTRAGIMTGRYPIRFGLARAVIPPYCDYGLPVEERTLPEALAEAGYQHRGIFGKWHLGHHQLKWHPNSQGFTHFVGHYNGAIDYFDLTREGVRDWHVDFDPSEEQGYSTDLVANAACAFIREVAKDDAPYFCYIPFNAPHSPFQAKEDALKQVNADAKPNNSQIYRAMIWTLDQAVGQVLDAVEQTGEADNTQVWFLSDNGGVGQFPRNNRPLRGAKLTTFEGGVRVVACVRWPAGWKGGRKIENTMGYIDVMPTILASAGIDPASGQPADRPLDGVSVNALLNGTASDFPERDWYSYHGQPGPQKETIAIKTANWKLIVNGPDIRDGIKPKLHQIFLFSMPGDLLEQNNVADQHPEIVQQLTEKLVAHRKLQPEEGVPPYGTGQKGFEPWKNWDIKLAPQK
- a CDS encoding bestrophin family protein: MHLQLLFWMLLLAVYSTIATAVTQAIVFPEWDWGDEITTVLGVSIGVLLVFRNRSAYDRWWEARTLWGQLINESRNLAVKAAAFAEVDSDDRKAFAELLATFPQALRMHLRGQRDPLPNLEALFPEISDVQHRPGFISLQIFKFMNKWNRNNDLFTSIRILERQANGLLDVCGGCERIRNTPMVPSYRYMAWSSVILYCLVSPWPLGINHGWFAIPIDLLAGGFLLGMEMVAEAIEEPFGTDYDDLPLERYCGVIESFVRETLG